One segment of Castanea sativa cultivar Marrone di Chiusa Pesio chromosome 3, ASM4071231v1 DNA contains the following:
- the LOC142628152 gene encoding uncharacterized protein LOC142628152 isoform X2, translated as MLKKLHQCQWNIYKPPLHFRILSSLLLFSKPSSSVSAAMLHHNQDQYQDHQLRTFAFGRFVGPRPRLYPPAELDPKISQFLLSHVLAGKRSFKDLHSLICQIVQHEGPASAPSICELLLNNFQAWDSNIVVWDMLAFAYSKFELVQDALFVLAKMKDLNLRASIQTYNSLLYNLRHTDIMWDVHNEIKDSGTPENEYTNSILIHGLCEQSRLQDAVSFLQISEGKDTGLSVVSFNTIMTRFCKLGYVDVAKSFFCMMLKCGLLPDSYSYNILIHGLCVAGSMEEALEFKNDMEKHGVEPDIVTYNILAKGFHLLGLMGGAWKVIQDMLLKGFNPDVVTYTILMCGHCQIGNIEEGLKLREEMLSRGFQLSIISYSVLLSCLCKSARFEEALILLYEVEALGLKPDVITYSILIHGLCKKGEVHRAILLYEEMCLRRICPNNFTHGAILLGICEKGNISEARKYFDNLITSDLGEDIVLYNIMMGGYVKLGNIAEAVQLYQKLTEKKITPSIVTFNTLIHGYCKSNKLEEAWRLLDTIKLHGLVPSVVTYTTLMNAYCEVGNIDGMLELLWEMEAKAVMPTHVTYTVVIKGLCKRWKLQESVKLLEDMRAKGLTPDQITYNTIIQCFCKARNLSKAFQLHDEMLLHNLEPSPVTYNVLINGLCVYGDLKDADKLLLSLEDQKYKRILCAAVIVKYLGTSPYLDISQVERKNFTIGMNYAPASLCSS; from the exons ATGCTCAAAAAACTCCACCAATGCCAATGGAACATTTACAAACCTCCTCTCCATTTCCGAATTCTCTCTTCCCTCCTCCTCTTCTCCAAACCCTCCTCCTCTGTCTCCGCCGCTATGCTCCACCACAACCAAGACCAATACCAAGACCACCAGTTGAGGACATTCGCCTTCGGAAGATTTGTGGGCCCCCGGCCCCGTCTCTATCCACCGGCTGAGCTGGATCCAAAGATTTCACAGTTCTTGCTTTCCCATGTTTTGGCGGGAAAAAGGAGTTTCAAGGACTTGCACTCGCTTATATGCCAAATCGTCCAACACGAAG GCCCTGCTTCCGCACCTTCAATTTGTGAGCTGCTCTTGAATAATTTCCAGGCCTGGGATTCGAATATTGTAGTTTGGGATATGTTGGCTTTTGCTTATTCGAAATTTGAGCTCGTGCAAGATGCCCTCTTTGTTCTCGCCAAGATGAAAGATCTCAACTTGCGTGCATCAATACAAACATATAATAGTCTGTTGTACAACTTAAGGCACACTGACATCATGTGGGATGTGCATAATGAAATCAAAGATAGCGGAACTCCCGAGAATGAGTACACTAATTCCATACTTATACATGGCCTATGCGAGCAATCCAGGCTACAAGATGCAGTTTCGTTCTTGCAAATTTCCGAAGGGAAGGATACTGGTCTTTCCGTCGTTTCATTCAATACCATCATGACAAGGTTCTGTAAATTGGGTTATGTAGATGTTGCAAAGTCATTTTTTTGTATGATGCTCAAGTGTGGACTACTCCCTGATTCTTACAGTTACAATATTCTTATTCATGGATTATGTGTAGCAGGTTCCATGGAAGAAGCCTTAGAGTTCAAAAATGACATGGAGAAGCATGGGGTAGAGCCAGATATAGTAACCTACAACATTCTTGCTAAAGGATTTCATCTACTTGGTTTGATGGGTGGGGCTTGGAAGGTAATCCAAGACATGTTGCTTAAAGGGTTTAATCCAGATGTTGTTACATATACAATTCTAATGTGTGGGCACTGCCAGATAGGAAATATTGAGGAAGGCCTTAAGTTGCGGGAAGAGATGCTTTCTCGGGGATTTCAGTTGAGCATCATCTCATACAGTGTATTACTCAGCTGCTTGTGCAAAAGTGCACGGTTTGAAGAAGCATTGATATTGCTTTATGAAGTGGAAGCTCTTGGCTTGAAACCAGATGTTATAACATACTCCATCCTCATTCATGGCCTCTGCAAGAAAGGAGAAGTCCATAGGGCTATCCTACTATATGAGGAAATGTGCTTGAGGAGAATCTGTCCAAATAATTTTACACACGGTGCCATTTTATTGGGTATATGTGAGAAAGGAAATATATCAGAGGCAAGGAAGTATTTTGATAATCTGATAACAAGTGACTTGGGGGAGGATATAGTCCTGTATAATATTATGATGGGCGGATATGTAAAACTTGGTAATATTGCTGAAGCTGTACAGTTGTACCAAAAATTAACTGAAAAAAAGATTACTCCTAGTATTGTCACTTTCAATACTCTTATTCATGGATACTGCAAAAGCAATAAACTAGAAGAGGCTTGGAGGCTCTTGGATACCATCAAGCTGCATGGGTTGGTTCCAAGTGTGGTAACTTACACCACTCTTATGAATGCATACTGCGAAGTAGGAAACATAGATGGCATGCTGGAATTGCTTTGGGAGATGGAAGCGAAAGCTGTAATGCCTACTCATGTCACTTACACTGTAGTTATTAAAGGACTATGCAAACGGTGGAAGTTGCAAGAATCTGTCAAATTACTTGAGGATATGCGTGCGAAGGGTCTGACTCCAGATCAAATTACATATAATACTATCATCCAATGTTTCTGCAAAGCTCGTAACTTGAGCAAAGCTTTTCAGTTACATGATGAGATGCTATTGCATAACCTGGAGCCTAGTCCTGTCACATATAATGTCCTCATCAATGGTCTTTGTGTATATGGAGACCTGAAGGACGCTGACAAGCTATTGCTGTCTCTTGAGGATCAAAAG TACAAGAGGATTTTATGTGCAGCTGTAATTGTCAAGTACCTTGGTACCTCTCCTTATTTGGATATCTCTCAGGTTGAAAGGAAGAATTTCACAATTGGCATGAATTATGCACCTGCCTCGTTATGTTCTTCCTGA
- the LOC142628152 gene encoding uncharacterized protein LOC142628152 isoform X4, which produces MLKKLHQCQWNIYKPPLHFRILSSLLLFSKPSSSVSAAMLHHNQDQYQDHQLRTFAFGRFVGPRPRLYPPAELDPKISQFLLSHVLAGKRSFKDLHSLICQIVQHEGPASAPSICELLLNNFQAWDSNIVVWDMLAFAYSKFELVQDALFVLAKMKDLNLRASIQTYNSLLYNLRHTDIMWDVHNEIKDSGTPENEYTNSILIHGLCEQSRLQDAVSFLQISEGKDTGLSVVSFNTIMTRFCKLGYVDVAKSFFCMMLKCGLLPDSYSYNILIHGLCVAGSMEEALEFKNDMEKHGVEPDIVTYNILAKGFHLLGLMGGAWKVIQDMLLKGFNPDVVTYTILMCGHCQIGNIEEGLKLREEMLSRGFQLSIISYSVLLSCLCKSARFEEALILLYEVEALGLKPDVITYSILIHGLCKKGEVHRAILLYEEMCLRRICPNNFTHGAILLGICEKGNISEARKYFDNLITSDLGEDIVLYNIMMGGYVKLGNIAEAVQLYQKLTEKKITPSIVTFNTLIHGYCKSNKLEEAWRLLDTIKLHGLVPSVVTYTTLMNAYCEVGNIDGMLELLWEMEAKAVMPTHVTYTVVIKGLCKRWKLQESVKLLEDMRAKGLTPDQITYNTIIQCFCKARNLSKAFQLHDEMLLHNLEPSPVTYNVLINGLCVYGDLKDADKLLLSLEDQKVERKNFTIGMNYAPASLCSS; this is translated from the exons ATGCTCAAAAAACTCCACCAATGCCAATGGAACATTTACAAACCTCCTCTCCATTTCCGAATTCTCTCTTCCCTCCTCCTCTTCTCCAAACCCTCCTCCTCTGTCTCCGCCGCTATGCTCCACCACAACCAAGACCAATACCAAGACCACCAGTTGAGGACATTCGCCTTCGGAAGATTTGTGGGCCCCCGGCCCCGTCTCTATCCACCGGCTGAGCTGGATCCAAAGATTTCACAGTTCTTGCTTTCCCATGTTTTGGCGGGAAAAAGGAGTTTCAAGGACTTGCACTCGCTTATATGCCAAATCGTCCAACACGAAG GCCCTGCTTCCGCACCTTCAATTTGTGAGCTGCTCTTGAATAATTTCCAGGCCTGGGATTCGAATATTGTAGTTTGGGATATGTTGGCTTTTGCTTATTCGAAATTTGAGCTCGTGCAAGATGCCCTCTTTGTTCTCGCCAAGATGAAAGATCTCAACTTGCGTGCATCAATACAAACATATAATAGTCTGTTGTACAACTTAAGGCACACTGACATCATGTGGGATGTGCATAATGAAATCAAAGATAGCGGAACTCCCGAGAATGAGTACACTAATTCCATACTTATACATGGCCTATGCGAGCAATCCAGGCTACAAGATGCAGTTTCGTTCTTGCAAATTTCCGAAGGGAAGGATACTGGTCTTTCCGTCGTTTCATTCAATACCATCATGACAAGGTTCTGTAAATTGGGTTATGTAGATGTTGCAAAGTCATTTTTTTGTATGATGCTCAAGTGTGGACTACTCCCTGATTCTTACAGTTACAATATTCTTATTCATGGATTATGTGTAGCAGGTTCCATGGAAGAAGCCTTAGAGTTCAAAAATGACATGGAGAAGCATGGGGTAGAGCCAGATATAGTAACCTACAACATTCTTGCTAAAGGATTTCATCTACTTGGTTTGATGGGTGGGGCTTGGAAGGTAATCCAAGACATGTTGCTTAAAGGGTTTAATCCAGATGTTGTTACATATACAATTCTAATGTGTGGGCACTGCCAGATAGGAAATATTGAGGAAGGCCTTAAGTTGCGGGAAGAGATGCTTTCTCGGGGATTTCAGTTGAGCATCATCTCATACAGTGTATTACTCAGCTGCTTGTGCAAAAGTGCACGGTTTGAAGAAGCATTGATATTGCTTTATGAAGTGGAAGCTCTTGGCTTGAAACCAGATGTTATAACATACTCCATCCTCATTCATGGCCTCTGCAAGAAAGGAGAAGTCCATAGGGCTATCCTACTATATGAGGAAATGTGCTTGAGGAGAATCTGTCCAAATAATTTTACACACGGTGCCATTTTATTGGGTATATGTGAGAAAGGAAATATATCAGAGGCAAGGAAGTATTTTGATAATCTGATAACAAGTGACTTGGGGGAGGATATAGTCCTGTATAATATTATGATGGGCGGATATGTAAAACTTGGTAATATTGCTGAAGCTGTACAGTTGTACCAAAAATTAACTGAAAAAAAGATTACTCCTAGTATTGTCACTTTCAATACTCTTATTCATGGATACTGCAAAAGCAATAAACTAGAAGAGGCTTGGAGGCTCTTGGATACCATCAAGCTGCATGGGTTGGTTCCAAGTGTGGTAACTTACACCACTCTTATGAATGCATACTGCGAAGTAGGAAACATAGATGGCATGCTGGAATTGCTTTGGGAGATGGAAGCGAAAGCTGTAATGCCTACTCATGTCACTTACACTGTAGTTATTAAAGGACTATGCAAACGGTGGAAGTTGCAAGAATCTGTCAAATTACTTGAGGATATGCGTGCGAAGGGTCTGACTCCAGATCAAATTACATATAATACTATCATCCAATGTTTCTGCAAAGCTCGTAACTTGAGCAAAGCTTTTCAGTTACATGATGAGATGCTATTGCATAACCTGGAGCCTAGTCCTGTCACATATAATGTCCTCATCAATGGTCTTTGTGTATATGGAGACCTGAAGGACGCTGACAAGCTATTGCTGTCTCTTGAGGATCAAAAG GTTGAAAGGAAGAATTTCACAATTGGCATGAATTATGCACCTGCCTCGTTATGTTCTTCCTGA
- the LOC142628152 gene encoding uncharacterized protein LOC142628152 isoform X1 → MLKKLHQCQWNIYKPPLHFRILSSLLLFSKPSSSVSAAMLHHNQDQYQDHQLRTFAFGRFVGPRPRLYPPAELDPKISQFLLSHVLAGKRSFKDLHSLICQIVQHEGPASAPSICELLLNNFQAWDSNIVVWDMLAFAYSKFELVQDALFVLAKMKDLNLRASIQTYNSLLYNLRHTDIMWDVHNEIKDSGTPENEYTNSILIHGLCEQSRLQDAVSFLQISEGKDTGLSVVSFNTIMTRFCKLGYVDVAKSFFCMMLKCGLLPDSYSYNILIHGLCVAGSMEEALEFKNDMEKHGVEPDIVTYNILAKGFHLLGLMGGAWKVIQDMLLKGFNPDVVTYTILMCGHCQIGNIEEGLKLREEMLSRGFQLSIISYSVLLSCLCKSARFEEALILLYEVEALGLKPDVITYSILIHGLCKKGEVHRAILLYEEMCLRRICPNNFTHGAILLGICEKGNISEARKYFDNLITSDLGEDIVLYNIMMGGYVKLGNIAEAVQLYQKLTEKKITPSIVTFNTLIHGYCKSNKLEEAWRLLDTIKLHGLVPSVVTYTTLMNAYCEVGNIDGMLELLWEMEAKAVMPTHVTYTVVIKGLCKRWKLQESVKLLEDMRAKGLTPDQITYNTIIQCFCKARNLSKAFQLHDEMLLHNLEPSPVTYNVLINGLCVYGDLKDADKLLLSLEDQKVSLTKVAYTTIVKAHCAKGDVSRAIIFFHQMVEKGFKISIRDYSAVINRLCKRCLINEAKYFFCMMLSDGISPDQEICEMMHNAFHQQGDLDSVFELLAEMIKFGLLCD, encoded by the exons ATGCTCAAAAAACTCCACCAATGCCAATGGAACATTTACAAACCTCCTCTCCATTTCCGAATTCTCTCTTCCCTCCTCCTCTTCTCCAAACCCTCCTCCTCTGTCTCCGCCGCTATGCTCCACCACAACCAAGACCAATACCAAGACCACCAGTTGAGGACATTCGCCTTCGGAAGATTTGTGGGCCCCCGGCCCCGTCTCTATCCACCGGCTGAGCTGGATCCAAAGATTTCACAGTTCTTGCTTTCCCATGTTTTGGCGGGAAAAAGGAGTTTCAAGGACTTGCACTCGCTTATATGCCAAATCGTCCAACACGAAG GCCCTGCTTCCGCACCTTCAATTTGTGAGCTGCTCTTGAATAATTTCCAGGCCTGGGATTCGAATATTGTAGTTTGGGATATGTTGGCTTTTGCTTATTCGAAATTTGAGCTCGTGCAAGATGCCCTCTTTGTTCTCGCCAAGATGAAAGATCTCAACTTGCGTGCATCAATACAAACATATAATAGTCTGTTGTACAACTTAAGGCACACTGACATCATGTGGGATGTGCATAATGAAATCAAAGATAGCGGAACTCCCGAGAATGAGTACACTAATTCCATACTTATACATGGCCTATGCGAGCAATCCAGGCTACAAGATGCAGTTTCGTTCTTGCAAATTTCCGAAGGGAAGGATACTGGTCTTTCCGTCGTTTCATTCAATACCATCATGACAAGGTTCTGTAAATTGGGTTATGTAGATGTTGCAAAGTCATTTTTTTGTATGATGCTCAAGTGTGGACTACTCCCTGATTCTTACAGTTACAATATTCTTATTCATGGATTATGTGTAGCAGGTTCCATGGAAGAAGCCTTAGAGTTCAAAAATGACATGGAGAAGCATGGGGTAGAGCCAGATATAGTAACCTACAACATTCTTGCTAAAGGATTTCATCTACTTGGTTTGATGGGTGGGGCTTGGAAGGTAATCCAAGACATGTTGCTTAAAGGGTTTAATCCAGATGTTGTTACATATACAATTCTAATGTGTGGGCACTGCCAGATAGGAAATATTGAGGAAGGCCTTAAGTTGCGGGAAGAGATGCTTTCTCGGGGATTTCAGTTGAGCATCATCTCATACAGTGTATTACTCAGCTGCTTGTGCAAAAGTGCACGGTTTGAAGAAGCATTGATATTGCTTTATGAAGTGGAAGCTCTTGGCTTGAAACCAGATGTTATAACATACTCCATCCTCATTCATGGCCTCTGCAAGAAAGGAGAAGTCCATAGGGCTATCCTACTATATGAGGAAATGTGCTTGAGGAGAATCTGTCCAAATAATTTTACACACGGTGCCATTTTATTGGGTATATGTGAGAAAGGAAATATATCAGAGGCAAGGAAGTATTTTGATAATCTGATAACAAGTGACTTGGGGGAGGATATAGTCCTGTATAATATTATGATGGGCGGATATGTAAAACTTGGTAATATTGCTGAAGCTGTACAGTTGTACCAAAAATTAACTGAAAAAAAGATTACTCCTAGTATTGTCACTTTCAATACTCTTATTCATGGATACTGCAAAAGCAATAAACTAGAAGAGGCTTGGAGGCTCTTGGATACCATCAAGCTGCATGGGTTGGTTCCAAGTGTGGTAACTTACACCACTCTTATGAATGCATACTGCGAAGTAGGAAACATAGATGGCATGCTGGAATTGCTTTGGGAGATGGAAGCGAAAGCTGTAATGCCTACTCATGTCACTTACACTGTAGTTATTAAAGGACTATGCAAACGGTGGAAGTTGCAAGAATCTGTCAAATTACTTGAGGATATGCGTGCGAAGGGTCTGACTCCAGATCAAATTACATATAATACTATCATCCAATGTTTCTGCAAAGCTCGTAACTTGAGCAAAGCTTTTCAGTTACATGATGAGATGCTATTGCATAACCTGGAGCCTAGTCCTGTCACATATAATGTCCTCATCAATGGTCTTTGTGTATATGGAGACCTGAAGGACGCTGACAAGCTATTGCTGTCTCTTGAGGATCAAAAGGTCAGTTTGACAAAAGTTGCTTATACCACAATAGTTAAAGCACATTGTGCAAAAGGTGATGTAAGTAGGGCAATAATATTCTTCCATCAAATGGTGGAGAAGGgatttaaaatttcaatcaGAGATTATAGTGCTGTGATCAATAGATTGTGCAAAAGGTGTCTAATAAatgaagcaaaatattttttctgtATGATGTTATCTGATGGTATTTCACCTGATCAAGAAATTTGTGAGATGATGCATAATGCTTTCCATCAGCAAGGTGATCTTGATTCTGTTTTTGAACTACTTGCTGAGATGATCAAATTTGGGCTGCTGTGTGATTGA
- the LOC142628152 gene encoding uncharacterized protein LOC142628152 isoform X3: protein MFWREKGVSRTCTRLYAKSSNTKTSSQFLLGPASAPSICELLLNNFQAWDSNIVVWDMLAFAYSKFELVQDALFVLAKMKDLNLRASIQTYNSLLYNLRHTDIMWDVHNEIKDSGTPENEYTNSILIHGLCEQSRLQDAVSFLQISEGKDTGLSVVSFNTIMTRFCKLGYVDVAKSFFCMMLKCGLLPDSYSYNILIHGLCVAGSMEEALEFKNDMEKHGVEPDIVTYNILAKGFHLLGLMGGAWKVIQDMLLKGFNPDVVTYTILMCGHCQIGNIEEGLKLREEMLSRGFQLSIISYSVLLSCLCKSARFEEALILLYEVEALGLKPDVITYSILIHGLCKKGEVHRAILLYEEMCLRRICPNNFTHGAILLGICEKGNISEARKYFDNLITSDLGEDIVLYNIMMGGYVKLGNIAEAVQLYQKLTEKKITPSIVTFNTLIHGYCKSNKLEEAWRLLDTIKLHGLVPSVVTYTTLMNAYCEVGNIDGMLELLWEMEAKAVMPTHVTYTVVIKGLCKRWKLQESVKLLEDMRAKGLTPDQITYNTIIQCFCKARNLSKAFQLHDEMLLHNLEPSPVTYNVLINGLCVYGDLKDADKLLLSLEDQKVSLTKVAYTTIVKAHCAKGDVSRAIIFFHQMVEKGFKISIRDYSAVINRLCKRCLINEAKYFFCMMLSDGISPDQEICEMMHNAFHQQGDLDSVFELLAEMIKFGLLCD from the exons ATGTTTTGGCGGGAAAAAGGAGTTTCAAGGACTTGCACTCGCTTATATGCCAAATCGTCCAACACGAAG ACTTCTTCTCAATTTCTGCTAGGCCCTGCTTCCGCACCTTCAATTTGTGAGCTGCTCTTGAATAATTTCCAGGCCTGGGATTCGAATATTGTAGTTTGGGATATGTTGGCTTTTGCTTATTCGAAATTTGAGCTCGTGCAAGATGCCCTCTTTGTTCTCGCCAAGATGAAAGATCTCAACTTGCGTGCATCAATACAAACATATAATAGTCTGTTGTACAACTTAAGGCACACTGACATCATGTGGGATGTGCATAATGAAATCAAAGATAGCGGAACTCCCGAGAATGAGTACACTAATTCCATACTTATACATGGCCTATGCGAGCAATCCAGGCTACAAGATGCAGTTTCGTTCTTGCAAATTTCCGAAGGGAAGGATACTGGTCTTTCCGTCGTTTCATTCAATACCATCATGACAAGGTTCTGTAAATTGGGTTATGTAGATGTTGCAAAGTCATTTTTTTGTATGATGCTCAAGTGTGGACTACTCCCTGATTCTTACAGTTACAATATTCTTATTCATGGATTATGTGTAGCAGGTTCCATGGAAGAAGCCTTAGAGTTCAAAAATGACATGGAGAAGCATGGGGTAGAGCCAGATATAGTAACCTACAACATTCTTGCTAAAGGATTTCATCTACTTGGTTTGATGGGTGGGGCTTGGAAGGTAATCCAAGACATGTTGCTTAAAGGGTTTAATCCAGATGTTGTTACATATACAATTCTAATGTGTGGGCACTGCCAGATAGGAAATATTGAGGAAGGCCTTAAGTTGCGGGAAGAGATGCTTTCTCGGGGATTTCAGTTGAGCATCATCTCATACAGTGTATTACTCAGCTGCTTGTGCAAAAGTGCACGGTTTGAAGAAGCATTGATATTGCTTTATGAAGTGGAAGCTCTTGGCTTGAAACCAGATGTTATAACATACTCCATCCTCATTCATGGCCTCTGCAAGAAAGGAGAAGTCCATAGGGCTATCCTACTATATGAGGAAATGTGCTTGAGGAGAATCTGTCCAAATAATTTTACACACGGTGCCATTTTATTGGGTATATGTGAGAAAGGAAATATATCAGAGGCAAGGAAGTATTTTGATAATCTGATAACAAGTGACTTGGGGGAGGATATAGTCCTGTATAATATTATGATGGGCGGATATGTAAAACTTGGTAATATTGCTGAAGCTGTACAGTTGTACCAAAAATTAACTGAAAAAAAGATTACTCCTAGTATTGTCACTTTCAATACTCTTATTCATGGATACTGCAAAAGCAATAAACTAGAAGAGGCTTGGAGGCTCTTGGATACCATCAAGCTGCATGGGTTGGTTCCAAGTGTGGTAACTTACACCACTCTTATGAATGCATACTGCGAAGTAGGAAACATAGATGGCATGCTGGAATTGCTTTGGGAGATGGAAGCGAAAGCTGTAATGCCTACTCATGTCACTTACACTGTAGTTATTAAAGGACTATGCAAACGGTGGAAGTTGCAAGAATCTGTCAAATTACTTGAGGATATGCGTGCGAAGGGTCTGACTCCAGATCAAATTACATATAATACTATCATCCAATGTTTCTGCAAAGCTCGTAACTTGAGCAAAGCTTTTCAGTTACATGATGAGATGCTATTGCATAACCTGGAGCCTAGTCCTGTCACATATAATGTCCTCATCAATGGTCTTTGTGTATATGGAGACCTGAAGGACGCTGACAAGCTATTGCTGTCTCTTGAGGATCAAAAGGTCAGTTTGACAAAAGTTGCTTATACCACAATAGTTAAAGCACATTGTGCAAAAGGTGATGTAAGTAGGGCAATAATATTCTTCCATCAAATGGTGGAGAAGGgatttaaaatttcaatcaGAGATTATAGTGCTGTGATCAATAGATTGTGCAAAAGGTGTCTAATAAatgaagcaaaatattttttctgtATGATGTTATCTGATGGTATTTCACCTGATCAAGAAATTTGTGAGATGATGCATAATGCTTTCCATCAGCAAGGTGATCTTGATTCTGTTTTTGAACTACTTGCTGAGATGATCAAATTTGGGCTGCTGTGTGATTGA
- the LOC142627296 gene encoding UDP-glycosyltransferase 89A2-like, producing the protein MSSSQSHILVFPYPAQGHMLPLLDLTHQLSLRGLTITILVTPKNLPTLSPLLSSNPSIQTLVLPFPPHPQLPHGVENVRHVGNAGNLPIMAALTNLYDPLLHWFTSHPSPPIAIISDFFLGWTLRLANQLNIPRIVFFSSGAFLASLLYNLWPATNAQALRSLPTLDFPDLPGSPSFKQDHLPSVWRFYIESNPETHFIKDGMLANTASWGCVFNSFHELEGHYLDYLRNNSRVYGVGPLSLVGITSSGVGRDSHSANDDHVKTWLDGCPEGSVLYVCFGSQKLLSKQQVEGLASGLEKSKTRFIWVVKTGAEVGFIPYGFEERVTGRGVILKRWAPQLMILNHKAVGGFLSHCGWNSVLEAIVGGVMILGWPMEADQFVNAKLLVEDMGVAVWVCEGTNSVPDPDHLARVFDESMLGDSATKLRAKELRDKASEAVSGFGSSSTDLDALVKDLGQLSSAPTVRE; encoded by the coding sequence ATGTCTTCTTCGCAGTCACACATCCTGGTGTTCCCCTACCCAGCCCAAGGCCACATGCTCCCACTCCTCGATCTCACTCACCAACTCTCCCTCCGTGGCTTAACCATCACCATCTTAGTCACCCCTAAAAACCTCCccactctctctcctctcctctcttcCAACCCTTCCATCCAAACCTTAGTCCTTCCTTTCCCTCCCCACCCACAACTCCCCCATGGCGTCGAGAACGTTAGACACGTCGGCAACGCTGGAAACCTCCCCATCATGGCTGCCCTCACCAACCTCTACGACCCTCTTCTCCACTGGTTCACTTCCCACCCTTCTCCACCCATCGCAATCATCTCCGACTTCTTCTTAGGCTGGACTCTCCGCCTCGCCAACCAACTCAACATTCCTAGAATCGTTTTCTTCTCCTCCGGTGCCTTTTTGGCCTCCCTTCTTTACAACTTGTGGCCTGCCACTAACGCACAAGCTCTTCGTTCTCTCCCCACCCTTGATTTTCCTGATCTCCCCGGATCGCCCTCCTTTAAGCAGGACCATCTTCCCTCCGTCTGGCGCTTCTATATCGAATCCAACCCCGAGACCCACTTCATCAAAGATGGTATGCTCGCTAATACTGCCAGCTGGGGTTGCGTTTTTAACAGCTTTCATGAATTGGAAGGTCATTACTTGGATTACCTGAGAAACAACTCTCGGGTCTACGGGGTTGGTCCGTTAAGCTTGGTGGGCATCACTTCCAGCGGTGTTGGTCGGGATTCTCATTCGGCCAATGATGACCACGTCAAAACGTGGCTTGACGGGTGCCCCGAAGGGTCCGTTCTGTACGTGTGTTTCGGGAGTCAGAAGCTGTTGAGTAAACAACAGGTGGAGGGTTTGGCTTCCGGGCTAGAAAAGAGTAAGACCCGATTTATATGGGTGGTGAAAACGGGTGCGGAGGTCGGGTTTATCCCGTATGGGTTTGAGGAGCGAGTGACAGGGAGGGGTGTGATATTAAAGAGATGGGCCCCACAATTGATGATACTGAATCACAAAGCGGTGGGTGGGTTTCTGAGTCACTGTGGGTGGAACTCGGTGTTGGAAGCGATAGTGGGAGGGGTGATGATATTGGGCTGGCCAATGGAGGCGGACCAATTTGTGAATGCAAAGCTATTGGTGGAGGACATGGGTGTGGCCGTTTGGGTGTGTGAGGGGACCAACTCTGTGCCTGACCCGGACCACTTGGCAAGGGTCTTTGACGAGTCAATGCTTGGGGACAGTGCCACTAAATTGCGGGCGAAGGAGTTGAGGGACAAGGCCTCTGAAGCGGTCAGTGGCTTTGGTAGCTCTTCAACGGATTTGGATGCACTTGTCAAGGACTTGGGTCAACTCAGCTCAGCTCCCACCGTGCGTGAGTGA